Proteins found in one Micropterus dolomieu isolate WLL.071019.BEF.003 ecotype Adirondacks linkage group LG12, ASM2129224v1, whole genome shotgun sequence genomic segment:
- the LOC123980940 gene encoding ladderlectin-like, whose amino-acid sequence MSWALAERNCHTLGGNLASVQNSKESGVIQVVTTLSNTQNQIVAWLGGSDAQQESLWFWSDGTPFHFTQWCGGQPDNAGGRQNCIGFNFRDSKCWDDFACEVQHPSVCVREE is encoded by the exons ATGAGTTGGGCTTTGGCTGAG AGAAACTGTCACACTTTGGGTGGAAACCTCGCATCTGTTCAAAACTCCAAGGAGTCCGGTGTGATTCAGGTGGTGACGACATTGAGCAACACCCAAAATCAAATAGTAGCTTGGCTTGGAGGGTCTGATGCACAACAG GAGTCACTGTGGTTCTGGAGTGACGGAACGCCTTTCCACTTTACTCAGTGGTGTGGTGGACAGCCTGATAACGCTGGTGGTCGTCAGAACTGTATTGGTTTTAATTTTAGag ACTCGAAATGCTGGGATGACTTTGCTTGTGAAGTTCAGCACCCATCTGTTTGTGTCAGAGAGGAATGa